The genome window AGAGGGAGGAAACGAAACAGGCAGCATTAGCGTACCCAGGAGACAGTGCTGTCACACAAACAGGGGGCAGCTGGCACCTCCAGGCACAGCTATGTTCAGAAACTGGTTTACAAGCAGCACAAGCCCATCACAccttccctggccctgcagaaggaggtacCTTGGGGCATGGTTTATCAACGGCTGGGCTCGGTACTGAGTGAAGTTGTAGCCCCTGAACTCCTCGTTGGATGTGATTCCAGGCCAGGTGTCTTCTGTTGGGGTTCCTGGCAGGAGGAGACAGGGAAAACTGTCACATTCATTAGGTGCAGAGAGAGGAGCCTCATGCAGGTGAGTGCCAgtgtgccctgtgctggggaggggacgTGGATTTCCCCATGGGGAAGCTGGTGAGGAGCTCTGAGCCCTCACATCTCCTCTTGGAGTGGGGCTATGGGCAGCCTCTGGCCACACCAGCCCTGTGGGCTCCTTCCAGGCTCCCGAGGCTCCTTCAGTCAGCCACTGCCCTCGTGTGGGGATCTGTGAGACAGCATGAGACTCACCCAGCAGCCTGAAGATCAAATGCAGCTCTTCCTTCACCGTGGAGCCAGGGAACATGGGTCGCCCCGTGACCATCTCGTAGTGGATGCACCCAACACccctgcaagcagcagcagaggctcgGGGATTAGACAGGGAGAAGCCCTGTGGATGCCCCACCACCCCTTGACCAGGTTCCAGGAGAGGAAAATGAGCTCCAGGAGCTGTGTCCCTTTGTCTGCTTCACCCCCCTTGATGTGAAGCGTGTTCCAAAGACCCTGAGCCCCAGGAGACACAAAAGCCAGCGAGGTCTCTGGGATGACCCAGCACCCTCTGGAGTACCCAACAGCATGGGCACAGCAGTGCTGCACTGGCAGATGGGTGGCAATGCCTGTCCCACCCCCTCAGAGCCCCTGGAACGTTGGGTTTGGAGCTGTGGCTCACCACATGTCAATAGGTGTGGAATACTCAGTGGATCCCAGCAGGACATCGGGGGGTCTGTACCACAGCGTCACCACTTCGTTGGAATAGGTTTTGGTAGGGACTGACTTGGCTCTGGCTAGTCCTGAGGAGCAAAAAGGGATGGGCATGAGGGAGCTGCACCTCCTTGCAATGGCTGCACCTTCCATGGAGAGGGCCAACCTACCAAAGTCAGCCAGCTTGAGCTCTCCTCTCTCGTTGATGAGCAGGTTCTGGGGTTTGAGGTCTCGGTGCAGGATCTTTCTGCCGTGACAATAAGCCAGACCACGCAGCAGCTGGAACATGAAGAtctgtggggaggggaagggcttGGTATTCAGCACTGTGTGAAGGGCACCAAAAAGGAGTCTGTCTCAAGGGCTCTCATACTCCTGGCCAGGAAAGACCCCTCGAAGCTGGCCTGAGGTGAGATGCATGGGCACAGCAACCCTGCAAAGGGGTTGAACACAGTCTGCAGGCACAGAGTCTGCTTAGGGTGGCAGTGACTTGAGGAAAGCTGGTGGAGCACCAGAGCAGGCTGAAAGAAGTCAAAGAAGACTTAAGAAGGCTGAACTAAAGAGAGAAGGGGGTATGCAGCCTCACCCAGCCCTGCAACTGCCTGGACTGCACTCTGGGGGAGCTCAGGTGGGGTAAAGGGGTCTCAGGCAGGGTAAAGGGTTCCAGGCAGAGTAAGGGGTTCAAGGCAGGGTAAAGGGTCCCAGGCAGGGTAAGGGGTTCAAGGCAGGGTAAGGGGTTCCAGGCAGGGTAAGGGGTCTCAGGCAGGGTAAAGGGTCTCAGGCAGGGTAAGGGGTTCCAGGAAGGGTAAAGGGTCTCAGGCAGGGTAAGGGGTCTCAGGCAGGGTAAAGGGTCTCAGGCAGGGTAAAGAGTTCCAGGCAGAGTAAGGGGTCTCAGGTAGAGTAAGGGGTTCCAGGCAGGGTAAGGGGTTCAAGGCAGGGTAAAGGGTCCCAGGCAGGGTAAAGGGTCCCAGGCAGGGTAAAGGGTCCCAGGCAGGGTAAGGGGTTTCAGGCAGGGTGAGGGGTCCCAGGCAGGGTAAAGGGTCCCAGGCAGGGTAAGGGGTCCCAGGCAGGGTGAGGGGTCCCAGGCAGGGTAAGGGGTCCCAGGCAGGGTGAGGGGTCCCAGGCAGGGTAAGGGGTCCCAGGCAGGGTGAGGGGTCCCAGGCAGGGTGAGGGGTCTCAGGCAGGGTAAGGGGTCTCAGGCAGGGTAAGGGGTTCCAGGCAGGGTAAAGGGTCCCAGGCAGGGTAAGGGGTCTCAGGCAGGGTAAGGGGTTCCAGGCAGGGTAAGGGGTTCCAGGCAGGGTAAGGGGTTCAAGGCAGGGTAAAGGGTCCCAGGCAGGGTAAGGGGTCCCAGGCAGGGTAAAGGGTCCCAGGCAGGGTAAGGGGTTTCAGGCAGGGTGAGGGGTCCCAGGCAGGGTAAAGGGTCCCAGGCAGGGTAAGGGGTCCCAGGCAGGGTGAGGGGTCCCAGGCAGGGTAAGGGGTCCCAGGCAGGGTGAGGGGTCCCAGGCAGGGTGAGGGGTCTCAGGCAGGGTAAGGGGTCTCAGGCAGGGTAAGGGGTTCCAGGCAGGGTAAAGGGTCCCAGGCAGGGTAAGGGGTCTCAGGCAGGGTAAGGGGTTCCAGGCAGGGTAAAGGGTCCCAGGCAGGGTAAGGGGTCTCAGGCAGGGTAAGGGGTCTCAGGCAGGGTAAGGGGTTCCAGGCAGGGTAAAGGGTCCCAGGCAGGGTAAGGGGTCTCAGGCAGGGTAAGGGGTTCCAGGCAGGGTAAGGGGTTCCAGGCAGGGTAAAGGGTCCCAGGCAGGGTGAGGGGTCCCAGGCAGGGTAAAGGGTTCCAGGCAGGGTAAAGGGTCCCAGGCAGGGTGAGGGGTCCCAGGCAGGGTGAGGGGTCCCAGGCAGGGTAAGGGGTTCCAGGCAGGGTAAAGGGTCCCAGGCAGGGTGAGGGGTCCCAGGCAGGGTAAGGAGTCTCAGGCAGGGTAAAGGGTCCCAGGCAGGGTGAGGGGTCCCAGGCAGGGTAAGGGGTCTCAGGCAGGGTAAGGGGTCTCAGGCAGGGTAAAAGGTTCCAGGCAGAGTAAGGGGTCTCAGGCAGGGTAAGGGGTTCCAGGCAGGGTGAGGGGTCTCAGGCAGATTAAGGGGTAAGAGCACTGCCTCACCTTCACATTGTGCACACTCATCAGGTTGCCACAGTTGTCAAGGTACTGCTTGAGGTCTTTGTCCTGCAACGGGAAGCACACAtcagcttctccttccctcagcCCCCACCACCCACCTCCCCCAGCAAAGCAGCCACCCCTCTACCCACAGATCTGCCCCCCAGACTCACCAGGTACTCAAAGACGAGGGTGAGGGACCTCTCTGTGTGGATGATGTCGTGCAGGGTCACGATGTTGGCGTGTTTCAGGTTCTTCAGCAGCGACACTGCGAGGGGAAGGACGTGGCAGGTTGGGGTCAAGTGGGAGCTGGGATGACCCTtggaagctgcagctctgcacatcCCCCTTGGCACAACCCTCCCAGAGCCACTCCTCACCCCTGCCTGTGGGGAAAAGCCCCTCCTGTGCCCTCACCTTCCCGGATGGCCGTGCAAGGGGCCCCTTCCTCGTGCTCCAGGCGGATTTCCTTCAGGGCAACGAGGTTCTCAGTCAGCTTGCTGCGGCCCTTGAAGACAGTGGCATAAGTACcctgagaggagagagaaaacacaagCCATGGAGACCATTTCTCACAGGCCACAGCACTGATCTGCTCCACAGTATCTGCATATGAAGCATATGAAGCTAGAGGGCCAAGTCCACACAAAGACCTGGGCTAAGATCTGCCAGCTATTGAGGACATTTGGCTACAGTCTGTCCTTTGCACCTCAAGCTGCCCCTCTAACTTCATGTAGATCCTTACAGGGCTTTCATAGTCTACTCACCTCTCCCAGTTTGTCCAGTTTAACGTAGGTTTCCAGCTTCCCAAACCCAATATCTGACTgtaagagagaaaggaaaaacatcactGGGAGGGATCTCACCCAGAGACGGCTTCACCTCCAGGAGAAGGCTCAAGGCCACTGGTCAGAAAGAGCTCTGGGGGTAGATGAATCCAGGTAGGTGTTTGCATGCAGAAGCCCAGTTGATCCAAGAACAGAAAGGCCTGGAGAAGCCATGCAGGTGACCAGGCAATCAATGAGAAAACCTTCACAAGGTGAAAGGGATGGCAcctgccccctgtgccccttcCTGCCATGTCCTGCCATGCCTTCCTCCTCTCACCCTCCACCCTGATGCCACCAGCATCATCCCAGTCCAACAGGAGCTGTGGTTGGTAATGAGCTGATGCCTTTTCTATTGCAGAAGCCTCATGGGATCCTCCCAGCCCTTTTCTCCAGTGCTTTTCCTGCACCTTGCTCTTTGCAGTGACTCCACTTCTACTTGTGCTGCCCAAATCAAGTGTGAAAGAGCCATTTCCCATTTGGAACAGTAACTGCTGCATTGCTGAGACCTTCTCTGGTGTACTCAGTGAAAGATGGGCAACCACTGCACAGCCACAGATTCTGGTGTCATCTCAGAAACTGTGGGGACAGAGACACCTCCTCAGTTAGTTTGGATaatccctgtgccagggcaggggatgGTTCCCAGTACAACAGGGCAAAGCACTGCTCCTGCAGCTTAGTGAACCAGTGTCCTTCTCCCTTTGGTGTAGTCCCAGGCaaagctgtgctgggcaggggtcCTCTGGGAAGGCTCTACCTGGAGAACCAGCAGCCCTAAGGCTGGGGTGCTCTTACAGCCACCCCCAACCACCACCTCTGTCCCAGGGAAGGCTTTTTCTTCACCACAGGCACTGACCAGACCACCCTGCTCTcacaagctgctgctttctcactCACTCACGTTGGATTTGGACCAGCAAATCCCTGGGGAACACAGTGGGGGGTTTTTTACACCATTTTGTCTTTCCCAAACCTCCTGTGTAGCCTGGGAACAGACATGTCCTGAGCAGGGAAATGAAGTGGTGTGTACACCCCCAGAGCTGTGCTTCCAGCTTTGCAGGAGCATCTCTTATTCATGGAGGAGCCCATGAATATTAATGGCACATTGCTCTGGCTGTGTCTGTTTTATTGATTAGACAGAACAGACAAGCAAATGCAAactctcctttcctcccctgAACAGATCTGAGGGACCTGCTGAGACCTCCCTGGTGTCTCTGTATCTGTGTGCTCTGGGGCAGCAGGACACAGGCTCACACATTTGTACACAGGGCACCCAGGTTTCCCTCCTGCATGTGCTGAGGTTCTGCTGCAGACAAACTGAAATGCCAACAGTAATGCAAAGGCTAATTCATTATTTACCAGCATTTACATTTCCACTAGCAGAGGCTCCAGCACTTGAACTGCAGGAGGTTTCCCACCTACCTCCTCCTGTTTGGAAGGAGCCAGGCCAAGAGGAACGTTGGGTATGTGCAGTGGTGAAGGAAGGAAGGTGCAAGCCTGGGACCTGGCACAGCAGAATGCAGAGGTGCATGTGCAGGAGTGACATGGGGAAGAGCTGCAGATGTGCATGGCAAGTGCTGCTGGTAGGGTGAGAAAGGGATGTGCAGGGACAGAGATGCATGTGTGTGTCTCCAAGAGACACAGAGGGTGGAAGGGAGCTGTGCAGCAGGGCACTGCTGCCTGGGTGGGTGGCAGCTGGCACATGCAATCTGCTGGCCAGGACTCACGTGCAGACAGTGAGAGATGTtgtgcctggcactgctggctcTGCACAAGGCCACTTACCAGGGAAGCTCTTCGGGACATCCTGCTGAGGGGCTTGGGGAGCTCTGGGCTCTCcatctgcagcttctgcaggaaCTCGGGGGGCAGGCGGATGtccatgggcagggacaggcgCTTGCTGACATCCTGTGGAGAGGGCCAGAAAAGCACCACATGAATGCACCTGGTGAAAGGAGGTGTGCAGAGACATTCCAAGTGGGATGCTTTCTAATTAGAGCTGCTCTTAATGGGGACAGCACTTGTGAGAGCCTCAGGAAGAGGTGGGTGTGGGTGTGCCTAAGGACGTGCACTGGGCTTGGTCTGGTACCACAGGAGTCATGCCAAGGGGGATGGAGGAAAcatctgatggggagcagctgagggaatgggagtgttcagcctggagaagaggaggctgaagggagacaggagcattctctgacactccctgacaggttgtagtgaggtaggggtcGGTAAGAAACTCCCAGGTAACTCTGCTCCCAAGCaacaagtgacaggaccagaggcaatgggctgcagttgccccaggggaggttgaggttggagctgaggcagaactgtgtccctgagaggggtgtgagcccctgtgccaggctgcccagggagctggggcagtgcccagccctggagggaccccagaggcacggagctgaggtgctgaggctgtgggtcagtgctgggctgggcagggtgaggggagagctggcactgcagcagcttcaagggcttttccagctgcAAGGATTCTATGCTGAGTGCATCCAAGAGGATGTCAGGGCTCATGTCTGAGCCTCCCCACGAGTcaaagagcagctcagcacttGCCTCCATGGAGAAGCGGCGCTGGGTGCTGCTGCGGTAGCGCACGGCCATCGGCGACGGTCCCTCCACCTCGGACGGGGAGATGGGGCTGGGGTCTGCTTGGAAGTCTCTGCCCAggtgtcccagctgcagctgcccttgAACCAGGTCTGAGgacaaagagaaaggagagtGAGCTGCTGGACTGGCAGAAGTGGCAAGGTCCAAGGCACTTGCTTTGGACAGGAGTGAGGCCAGGACAGGGATGTCCAGAGATGCTCTGGGGCCATGGGAAagtctttctccttctctgtacCCAGGGAGGCAGAGGAAACACCTTGCTTTTTGCCCCAGACACCTGGAGCATCACTACCCACaaagctctgctcagcagcatcCTCAAAGCACCCTCATACAGTGAAAGTCTTTTTACAGATGGGGTGAGGGGATGCAGAGAGGGGAACTGCTTCACACCACCCAGACCTGCCATGTGCCAATCCAGGCAGCATtacccagcagctcccccctCTGCAGCAGAGGTTTTGCACTGGGGAGTATTCATCTTAACTCCCCAGGCTTATCTTTACTAACTTGTCATTAGACTAAACACAATGTGAGCATTAGAAACACCCAGGTGCCTGGAGGTGGCTCTGGAGccctctgtgctctgcctgTACATGAGCAAACCAGAAAGAGAGAGTTCAGCCTCTGGGGAGCTTTACAAGCACACATGTACCCAACCTGCCTCAGGAACCACCAAAACTAACAGACAACAGAGTATTTTCCTCCAAGGATGTGACCATTTCTCTGAAGGCACTTGGGATGAAAGGCTGCAGAGTCATTGAGTGCAGAACAAAACACTCCAGGCTTTCCTGCCCCAACCTGCTGCACTGAGCCTGACACAGTCCTGAGAggcacagcagctctctggAAAAACCAGAGACAAATAACTCCTGGGAGTCTAGGTGTGAAGCCTCACTGAGCCCAAGGAACCCTGAAAGGAGCAAGAAATCAGAACAAAATGAGTCACTGAGCTCCCTCTGGTCTCCACTTTGAGGTTTGCACTCAAAACCTCCTCAGTGTAATCACAGCTGGCTGGCATGAATATTCTGGCACACACTgacccaggcagcagcacagcaaagcacTGAGGAGCTCCCCAGACCCCAGCAAAGGGGGTTCCCCCCATTCAAAAGGGAGAACTGTTTCCAAGTTGTCTAAGTTTTCAAGTTTTCCCTGTTTCCAAGGGGCCCTTTAGAGGCAGGGCTAACTGCtaggagagagggagcagagctgtgtgtgctgggagggagggagcagagttaactgtgtgtgctgggagggagggagcagagtTAACTGGATATActgggagagagggagcagatTTAACTGTGTGCtaggagagagggagcagagttAACTGGATGTActgggagagagggagcagagttAACTGTGtctgctgggagggagggagcagagtTAACTGGATAtactgggagggagggagcagagtTAACTGTGTGCtaggagagagggagcagagttAACTGGATGTActgggagagagggagcagagctgtgtgtgctaggagagagggagcagagttAACTAGATAtactgggagggagggagcagagttaactgtgtgtgctgggagggAGTGAGCAGAGTTAACTGGATATActgggagagagggagcagagttaactgtgtgtgctgggagggAGAGAGCAGAGTTAACTGGATATActgggagagagggagcagagttAACTGGATGTActgggagagagggagcagagctAACTGTGTGTGCTAGGAGAGAGGGATTAGAGTTAACTGGATGTActgggagagagggagcagagttAACTGTGTGCtaggagagagggagcagagttAACTGGATGtactgggagggagggagcagagctaACTGGATAtactgggagggagggagcagagtTAACTGTGTGTtaggagagagggagcagagttAACTGGATGTACTGGGAGGAAGGATAACCACCTCCCCCAAGAGAGGCATGCATCTCCCTCTGAGAAGGTGTGAAGCCAAGCAGGGAAAGGACCCTTTTTTGTCACCTTCCCAGTGACTACCCAGCTCTCTCCCTTCTCTAAACTCTGCAGCCATGCTCTATCCAGGGTCATAAAGCACTGGGGGTCCTCCATGAACCCAGGCACCCTGCAGGCATTTCCCCAGAGCAAGGAGGAAGATTGCAGGAGGGAAACTCCCCAGGGATGCTCTGTGATGTCCCAGGCTGAGCCACTGAGCCTCACCACTCTCCCTTTGCTGCACAGACACAATCCCCTGCTATGCCTAATGCAGGTTTCAGTGGCCCATCCCAGCAGTGTTCAGGCAGCCAGAGATGATCTCATTGCTGAAGACTGGAGAGGGAGGGCTGAGCTTTCATGGGGcagtgagcagggctgggacctGGCTGCAGTTTGCTCATCTGATGGATGAGAGGTGACAGGCAAGTGACctgggaaaagatgaggttttgtgCTATGGTCACTGGGGAACCAGGGGACCTGGGAGCTCAGGGCTGCAGGATGGCCTTGACAGCCAGCCCATACCTAAGTGATGGGGTCAGTGTCTGAAACAGCACCAGGAGTTTTTGGGCAGACAGGCAAGAACAAGGCACAGAGTCACCCCTGCTCCCAGGACTGCTGTGGGATCCCAGGCCCTGTCCCTTTCTGGCCATCTGTTTGTGCAGGAGCAGTGAGGAAACTCACCCTGAATTAACCACAGGTATGAAATTAATGTGGATCAATTAAACTGGATCAAACCTTTTTATAACTTGCTCACTTCCAAAGCAAATGATCTGAAAAGAAACCCTAAAGGCCATTGAAAATCTGACTGAGCAGAGTTCAACTAATCCACTTTAGATGGTAGTTTGGGGCTGGTTCCCATAGTTAAAGCCTAAAGTCTTGCTACAAGGTGCAGCCTGCCCTGAAAGCTGCaaaccagcagcactgtctcacTGAACCAGCAACATGCCAGGGTTGCCAGGTCTCCCCCCATCTCCAAGAGCATCAGCTGCAAAGCCAGAGCTCAAAGAAGGCCACAAAGAAGTGGAATGGGATGTGAGATGTGAGGATGGGGAAAGCATGTCAAAAGACACAGAAGACTTGCAGAGGATGGGGAGGGAAAAGGTGGTTTGGCTGCCCTGGGGTCCAGAGATGTGCCAACCCAACCCACCCCgtgcccacagcacccagagacaCCCAATCCCACAGCCATGCTCTGGCAGGGCCGGAGTTGCCCCTGGGCTTGGAGCTGTGAAGCTGTGGGTGTGCAGATGTGAGGGCCTGTTGGGTTCTGCTCAGCATTTCATGTGGATGATGGGGAGTCCTGCCACTGTGGGAATAATGAGGCTGCTTGGGAtatcaaagcaaagcaaagggagCCTGCAGCCCCGGCGGCTGCCTTTGACGAGCCTCCTgcccttctttttcctcctctctaaCTACATTTAAACACTGCCTCTGCCAAAACAAGCTTTGATCTCCCAAGGAAAGAGGCCAGAACCCTTCACTGCTTGCTTGACTTACAACTTTTAATTACTTTGCTAAGTGTGAACTCTCCTCTGCAAGCTCTGGGAGACTCACGAGGCAGAGCTGCACTTACAGCTCGGATTATTcaccctccttcctccccctcatCATCACTTCTTTGTGG of Colius striatus isolate bColStr4 chromosome 22, bColStr4.1.hap1, whole genome shotgun sequence contains these proteins:
- the CDK18 gene encoding cyclin-dependent kinase 18 encodes the protein MNKMKNFKRRFSLSVPRTETIEESLTEFTEQFNQLNNRRNEDLVQGQLQLGHLGRDFQADPSPISPSEVEGPSPMAVRYRSSTQRRFSMEDVSKRLSLPMDIRLPPEFLQKLQMESPELPKPLSRMSRRASLSDIGFGKLETYVKLDKLGEGTYATVFKGRSKLTENLVALKEIRLEHEEGAPCTAIREVSLLKNLKHANIVTLHDIIHTERSLTLVFEYLDKDLKQYLDNCGNLMSVHNVKIFMFQLLRGLAYCHGRKILHRDLKPQNLLINERGELKLADFGLARAKSVPTKTYSNEVVTLWYRPPDVLLGSTEYSTPIDMWGVGCIHYEMVTGRPMFPGSTVKEELHLIFRLLGTPTEDTWPGITSNEEFRGYNFTQYRAQPLINHAPRLDSEGIDLLMNLLLYEAKGRLSAEAALRHPYFKSLGDRVHLLPDNASIFSLKEIQLQKDPGYRGSAFQQSARGKNRRQSIF